Below is a genomic region from Streptomyces sp. NBC_00461.
GCTTCGCGATGTTCGGGCTCAGCCTCCTCGCGACCCTGCTGATGCTGCCCGTGGTCTTCGCCCGGCTGATCACGGGCGGGCCGCTGCCCCTCGCCCTGACCCCGACGCTGTTCCTGGTGCTCGGCCCGCTCGGCCAGTCCACCACCGCGGTCGGCAAGTTCGCGGACTTCGCCCCCGGTGTCGTACCGGCGCCGTACAGCGAGGGATTCGTCGTCCTCGCCGTGCTGTACGGCGTGCCCGTCATGGGCTTCGCGCTGCTGTGGCTGGTGTTCGCCACCGCCCATGTGCTGCGGGCGCGCCGGCACGGCATGGGCTTCGCGATGACGTGGTGGGCGTTCACCTTCCCCGTCGGGACGTGTGTCACGGGTGCCGAGGCGCTCGCCCGGCACACCGGGCTCGTCGTGTACGACTGGCTCGCGGTCGGGCTGTACGTCCTGCTCGTCGCCGCCTGGGGCACCGCCGCCCTGCGCACGGCCCGCGGTCTGCTCAGCGGAACGCTGCCCGCAGCGCCTCGCCCAGCGCTTGCGGCGCCTCGGCCAACGACGGTCCGTACCAGGTCAGGTGACGTCCGCTGACGAGGGCGCAGGGCAGGCCCGGGAAGGCCTCGGGGCCGTCGTCGGCCGTGAAGCGGTAGGGCTCGTCGGGCAGGACGACGACGTCCGGGGCGGCCGCCCGCAGTTCTTCGACCGGGACGCGGGGGTAGCGGTCGGGGTGGGTCGCGTGGAGGTAGTCGACGCCCAGGCGGGACAGCACGTCGCCGGCGAAGGTGTCGCGTCCGAGCACCATCCAGGGCCGCCGCCAGATCGGCACCACGGCCGTCGTACGGCGCTCGGGCGGCGGCAGGCTCGACCAGGCCGCCTCCGCCTCGTCCAGCCAGCGCGGCCGGGACGCCGCCCCGCACGCCCCGAGCACCCGGGCCAGTTCCCCGAACGCCTGCGGCACGTTCCGTACCTCGGTGACGAGGACCTCGACGCCCGCCTCACGCAGGGCCGTCAGGTCGGGTTCGCGGTTCTCCTCCTCGTTGGCGACCACCAGGTCGGGAGCGAGGGCGAGGATCTCGTCGAGCTTGGGGTTCTTGGTGCCGCCGATGCGGGGGACGTCGAGGTCCGCGGGGTGGCTGCACCAGTCCGTCACCCCGACCAGGACGCCCGGCACCGAGACGGCCACCGCTTCCGTGAGCGACGGGACGAGGGAGACGACGCGCGTGCGCACTACCGCGTCCGGTTCTGGACCGCCTCGACGTGTTCGGCCACCGCGACGACGACCACGCGCGTGTCCGACACCGTCGCCCGCCACCGGTGGCGCACGCCGCCCGTCAGGTACAGGGTGTCCCCGCGGCCGAGCCGGTAGGCGCGCCCTTCCGCCTCGATCTCCACCGCTCCGTCGGCGACGTACATCAACTGGTCGTTGCGGTACTGGAATTCGCGGCCCGCGTCATGGTCGCCGGTGAACTCCGAAGCGTGCATCTGGTGATGACCCCGCACCAGGGAACGCACCCGCGGCTCGGGGGCCGGTTCGGCCGCCTCCGCCCGCACCACGTCCACGCTGCACGCCGGGTCGGCCGCCGCGAGGAGTTCCACGGCTGTCGTACGCAGGGCGTCGGCGACCTTTTCGAGGGACGTTCTGCTGGGCCGCGCCCGGTCGTTCTCGATCTGGCTCAGGAACGGGACCGACAGGCCGCTGCGCTCGGCCACGACGGCGAGGGTGAGCTGCAGCGCCCGGCGCCGGCGGCGCACCGCCGCGCCCACTCGCAGGGGCTGATCCTTGTGGTCGTCTTTGTGGTCGCCCATCGCTCCGGCTCCCTCCCTCGCTCGTGGTCGCGGTCCGTCGGACGAGTTCTCTCTGATGAGTTCTCTGCACCTTACGCAGGTTCGGCAAACTGTTTCATGCGCCCGTCACATCCCCGTAAACACCGCCTGCGGTCAATTCGCCAACTGTCGCGAGTGGTTGGCCTCTTCCGACTCGCGGGGCGCGGATTCCTCCTTCGGGACGAAGACGCTGACCAGGAGGGCCAAAAGGCCGTCCGCAGC
It encodes:
- a CDS encoding helix-turn-helix domain-containing protein, with the translated sequence MGDHKDDHKDQPLRVGAAVRRRRRALQLTLAVVAERSGLSVPFLSQIENDRARPSRTSLEKVADALRTTAVELLAAADPACSVDVVRAEAAEPAPEPRVRSLVRGHHQMHASEFTGDHDAGREFQYRNDQLMYVADGAVEIEAEGRAYRLGRGDTLYLTGGVRHRWRATVSDTRVVVVAVAEHVEAVQNRTR
- a CDS encoding helical backbone metal receptor gives rise to the protein MRTRVVSLVPSLTEAVAVSVPGVLVGVTDWCSHPADLDVPRIGGTKNPKLDEILALAPDLVVANEEENREPDLTALREAGVEVLVTEVRNVPQAFGELARVLGACGAASRPRWLDEAEAAWSSLPPPERRTTAVVPIWRRPWMVLGRDTFAGDVLSRLGVDYLHATHPDRYPRVPVEELRAAAPDVVVLPDEPYRFTADDGPEAFPGLPCALVSGRHLTWYGPSLAEAPQALGEALRAAFR